Within the Mesotoga sp. Brook.08.105.5.1 genome, the region GTAAAAACAACGGTATAGTCACATCGAGGCAAGTCACAACAGCGGGGATAAATCGTCATTATTTGAGAGTCTTGGTAGACAAAGGTTTTCTCGAAAGATCGGAACGAGGCGTTTACATTATTCCTACATTCCTTGACGACGAGATGTTCAATC harbors:
- a CDS encoding type IV toxin-antitoxin system AbiEi family antitoxin domain-containing protein, producing MSYAEQILDIARKNNGIVTSRQVTTAGINRHYLRVLVDKGFLERSERGVYIIPTFLDDEMFN